In Calothrix sp. PCC 7507, one DNA window encodes the following:
- the folK gene encoding 2-amino-4-hydroxy-6-hydroxymethyldihydropteridine diphosphokinase, whose product MRGLSPQDSYSVKTSAIALGSNIGDSQAILEAAVETLARTPGILLTAKSSWYQTKAIGPAQPDYINGCILLQIVMLPQLLLETLLNIEQKFGRVRQERWGPRTLDLDLLLYDDLILQTPTLQIPHPRMKERAFVLVPLAEIAPDWVDPVSGCVIKDLVKQVDCSDVHLLLGN is encoded by the coding sequence ATGCGTGGGCTTAGTCCCCAAGATAGCTACTCAGTAAAGACTAGCGCCATCGCCCTTGGTAGCAATATTGGTGATTCGCAGGCAATATTAGAAGCAGCTGTCGAAACTTTAGCTCGAACACCAGGTATTCTTTTAACAGCAAAATCTAGTTGGTATCAAACCAAAGCAATAGGCCCAGCCCAGCCAGATTACATAAATGGCTGCATCCTCTTACAAATAGTTATGCTACCGCAGCTGTTGTTAGAAACTTTATTAAACATCGAACAAAAGTTCGGGCGTGTTCGCCAAGAACGTTGGGGGCCACGAACCTTAGATTTAGATTTATTGTTATATGATGACCTAATTTTGCAGACGCCAACCCTGCAAATTCCCCATCCCCGCATGAAAGAAAGGGCTTTTGTGTTAGTTCCACTAGCAGAAATCGCCCCGGATTGGGTAGATCCTGTTTCTGGGTGTGTTATCAAGGATTTGGTTAAACAGGTAGACT
- a CDS encoding transglycosylase domain-containing protein, producing MSNEESTNENLPPTKLVKAKQLLNRMQRVSSGLVAKFSSSDKPFYRRLWFWAGLGLSGGIIAVSYGIRSIDETLPDKAELNAVVRQQTLTIKAIDGTILQQQGEIGRENIELAQIPDKLKQAFIASEDRRFEQHSGVDPQGIVRAVWNNLRSQNVVEGGSTITQQLARILFLKQEKTVWRKVKEVRLAQKMEQELTKNQILERYLNLVYLGSGAYGVADAAWVYFSKTVDQLTLPEMATIAGLAPAPSVYAPDKNPEAATQRRNLVLQRMQEDGVITAAERQAASQEALVIKSSFPKRLQVDFPYFTSYIQKELPKYVSPDVLAGGGLVVETTLNPTWQKAAEAAVAKTLRNQGRWENFKQAALVAIDPRNGEIQAMVGGKDFGKNQFNRVTQAQRQPGSTFKGFVYATAIASGKSPYDSYLDEPFVVDGYEPKNYSEKFRGSMTMRDALTRSVNIVAVKVLIDVGFKPTMKLAHDMGIKSELKPTYSLALGSNEVNLLELTSAYGSFATQGLHIEPHGIRRILNRRGEVVWSADFRLKRALDAESAAIMTWMLRNVVTEGTGGAAQLDNRAVAGKTGTSDEARDLWFIGYIPQLVTGVWLGNDDNRPTYGSSSSAAYTWHEFMEKAVKELPVEKFPTRPKLDGRKGSIKAEPFKPKRILNKAAASDDDEQQQEENTSRRRRRYREQDDESSSSRRRRRYRSQESSGSDSSSESRPRRRRRVESGDSSSPERNRNSGSSGSAPSQPSWRERLKPSPSSQ from the coding sequence ATGAGTAATGAAGAATCAACCAATGAGAACTTACCGCCAACAAAGCTGGTGAAGGCGAAGCAGTTACTCAACCGAATGCAACGCGTTTCATCTGGGCTAGTGGCCAAGTTTTCCAGCAGCGATAAACCTTTTTATCGTCGCCTGTGGTTTTGGGCAGGCTTGGGTTTAAGTGGTGGAATTATTGCCGTAAGTTATGGTATTAGGTCAATAGATGAGACTTTGCCGGATAAGGCTGAACTAAACGCCGTCGTGCGACAGCAAACTTTGACTATTAAAGCTATCGATGGCACGATCCTACAACAGCAAGGAGAAATCGGCAGAGAAAACATCGAGCTAGCGCAAATCCCAGATAAACTGAAACAAGCTTTCATTGCTTCAGAAGATAGAAGGTTTGAGCAACACAGTGGAGTTGATCCTCAAGGGATTGTCAGAGCAGTTTGGAATAATTTGCGATCGCAAAACGTAGTCGAAGGTGGTAGCACTATTACCCAACAGCTAGCCCGGATTCTCTTCCTGAAACAAGAAAAAACAGTCTGGCGTAAGGTTAAAGAAGTCCGCCTGGCGCAAAAAATGGAGCAGGAATTGACCAAAAACCAAATTCTGGAGCGTTACCTGAATTTGGTTTACTTGGGATCTGGGGCTTATGGTGTAGCAGATGCTGCGTGGGTATATTTTAGTAAAACGGTGGATCAACTCACCTTGCCAGAAATGGCCACCATCGCGGGATTAGCACCAGCCCCTAGTGTCTACGCCCCAGATAAGAATCCCGAAGCCGCTACACAAAGACGGAATCTGGTATTGCAGCGAATGCAAGAAGATGGGGTAATTACAGCCGCCGAAAGGCAAGCAGCAAGTCAAGAAGCACTAGTGATCAAAAGTAGTTTTCCCAAACGACTGCAAGTAGATTTTCCTTACTTTACGTCCTACATTCAAAAAGAATTACCAAAATATGTTTCTCCGGATGTGTTAGCTGGTGGGGGTTTAGTGGTAGAAACTACCCTCAACCCGACTTGGCAGAAAGCCGCAGAAGCCGCAGTTGCCAAAACCCTCCGCAATCAAGGCCGTTGGGAGAATTTTAAGCAAGCAGCTTTAGTAGCGATTGATCCCCGCAATGGCGAAATTCAGGCGATGGTGGGGGGAAAAGACTTTGGCAAAAACCAGTTTAATCGCGTTACCCAGGCACAGCGTCAGCCAGGATCAACATTTAAAGGCTTTGTCTATGCTACAGCGATCGCTAGCGGTAAAAGCCCCTACGACAGCTACCTTGATGAACCTTTTGTCGTCGATGGTTATGAACCAAAAAACTACAGTGAAAAATTCCGTGGTTCCATGACCATGCGAGATGCCCTTACCCGCTCTGTTAATATAGTGGCGGTGAAGGTGTTGATTGATGTTGGGTTTAAGCCAACGATGAAACTTGCCCATGACATGGGTATAAAATCAGAACTCAAGCCTACCTATTCCCTAGCTCTCGGCTCCAACGAAGTCAATCTACTAGAGTTAACCAGCGCTTACGGCAGTTTTGCCACTCAAGGATTACACATAGAACCTCATGGTATTCGCCGCATCCTCAATCGTCGGGGCGAGGTAGTTTGGTCAGCTGATTTTCGGTTAAAGCGGGCACTCGACGCTGAAAGTGCCGCTATCATGACTTGGATGTTACGCAACGTTGTGACAGAGGGGACAGGTGGTGCCGCTCAATTAGATAATAGAGCCGTGGCTGGGAAGACAGGCACTTCCGACGAAGCCCGTGATTTGTGGTTTATTGGCTATATTCCCCAACTGGTGACAGGAGTTTGGCTGGGTAACGACGACAACCGTCCTACCTATGGTAGTAGTAGTAGCGCCGCTTACACCTGGCATGAATTTATGGAAAAAGCGGTTAAAGAGTTACCTGTAGAAAAGTTTCCCACACGACCTAAGTTAGATGGTCGCAAAGGTAGCATCAAAGCCGAGCCATTTAAACCTAAACGCATTTTAAATAAGGCTGCTGCCTCTGATGATGACGAACAGCAACAAGAAGAAAACACCTCCAGACGCAGAAGGCGTTATCGAGAGCAAGATGATGAATCATCTTCATCTAGAAGACGGCGGCGGTATCGTAGCCAAGAATCTAGCGGGAGTGACTCCTCCTCAGAATCTCGTCCACGGCGGCGAAGAAGAGTAGAATCAGGTGACTCGTCATCTCCCGAAAGGAATAGAAATTCTGGTTCTTCTGGCTCTGCACCAAGTCAGCCTTCTTGGCGAGAGAGGCTCAAACCTAGTCCGTCTTCTCAGTAA